From Aegilops tauschii subsp. strangulata cultivar AL8/78 chromosome 5, Aet v6.0, whole genome shotgun sequence:
TGCCGCAGTGCTCGAGCTCCATGCGGATCTGCTCGACGTCGAGGTTGAACTTCGATCTGGCCCCATCAATCTGTGTCGTGATGAGGCCGTCAAGCGCGACGGTCATTTCCTTGAGCATCTTACCGACGGAATTGATGATCTCGTCGTCGTGCGCCTTTAACCTCTGGTCCAAAACATGGGCGAAATCCGCTCGAAGCAGCTCCTGGATCTGCCGCCCCTCGGACGACAGCTTGTCCATGGCGGCACTCCTCTGCTAGAGTTTGAAGCGCGTGGCGTGGATGCGATTTGGGATCTCCAGGATCAACAAGCTCTGATTACCAGATGTAAGGTTCCGGCTAATATCATGGCGAGATCTAGGTTATCTATTTGCTTTAGCTGTCCTCCCAAGCACCCTCACAGCGAATTCAAATTACAAACACTCTCTGGCCAGGTCGAAGCCGCTGTCTTCCTTCCTGCCTCTCTCTCTAGGAGCTAGCGGTATTTAAACTATCAAACGTTACACCCCGCTTCAGCGGGTCCAGTCTGGGCTTGCAAGCCATTGGGAAGGCCTCTGCGCGCGAATGGGCCGGTCCCTCGGCCCATGACTTGATTCTTCTGGTTCCCACGTCTCGCTAGGACCTTCATCGCTGTCGACGCCCTGGCTGCTGACACGGGGCTGCGCAAGGATGACGCCGGAGCGGGGGCAGCCACGCGGGGAGTGCCGTAGCGGCGCTGTGGAAGCGTGGCGCGGTCAAGAGCGGTAGGGGGCGACGGCGTGGCCGATGCGGTGGTGCGCGTGTGCGCGGTCGGCATCGAGCAGAGGCAGGGAAGGTGGAGGACGAGGCCTCACCGTGGGAGTGTAGGGTACGGGCAGCGGGGGTCGAGGAGGCAGACGGGGACGAGCGACAGAGACGGGGAGGCGGTCCGGCGAGTTGGCGATGGTCGTTGACGTGGCTCCGGGCGAGCGACGGGGGTGAAGGGCGCGGCGCCTGCGGGCGACGGTGGCTGGAGCCAGATGCGAGGCGGCAATGAGGCGGTCCGGCGGAGGAGCTCCAGTCGACGGAGGTGGTTGGCGCCGGGTGGCGCAGTGGCTTCGGGTCCTTGCCCCGATCTCGATTCAGATCGGGGGGAGAGCGAgtgagtggggggggggggcaagggaGACGTGTGGGGGCGAATGGGGGCGTGGTTAGGTTAGGTCATGGGGAGTGGGGTTAAGTTGGCGAGGTGAGGGGGCTGGCTGGGCTTGTATGGTTGGCCCAAAGGCCAGCTAGGTGgtggcccagtgggggggttCTCCTTTTAGGTATTTTTGTTTGTTTTAATTTTGcatttctgttttctttttagtaTTAATAGCTTTTAGTTTTGTATAAGACCAGTACCTACATTGAGGATGCAAATTAGCCCACCACCACAATATATTTTTGGCGTTTAAATTATCTAGTTCGCATTTTTATAAATTTCAAAAGGGCATTTATAATAGGTTTAGTTGCTATTTTATTTATTGTAGTGCATTTGAATAATTTGTAGGAGTGTGGTTTCTTCGCCAATATTTAGTATGGATTATTTGCCACAAACCGAACATTTTAATCTTAAAGTTTCAAAACCTTTGTTGTTTGCCTTTACTTTGAATTCgaattttgaatcggttttgaactcaCGCGAGGTTAACAgtagtaaccgaggtgacgtggcatcattagtagagggttactgtagctttaTTATCTGGGCGTCACAGCGAAGCCCTACGGGAACGAGTTcgccatcaccatcaccacaccttcatgctgccggaactcatctactacttcgcccgtcttgctggatcaagaaggcgaggacgtcatcgagcttaacatgtgctgaacacggaggtgtcatacattcggtacttgatcggttggatcgcgaagaagttcaactacatcaactgcgttaataaacgcttccgctttacggtctatgagggtacatagaaatactctcccctctcgctgctatgcatctccatggatagatcttgcatgtgcgtagaatttttgtttgttttccatgcaacttCCCCAACAATATCATTGTTGCTTTGCCCATCTGTACCATCAATTATCAAAGAACCAATGGACACATTTCATTGTTGATTATAAAAGTGACTAATTTAACATGAGATGCAAATAACCAATTGGTGTAACTGGAGTTCTAATACCAAAGATAGTACCCGGTCAAGATCAAGAAACCAGAGTTATTCTGCGTAAGGGAAATAAATGACATAgtaaacaaaaataaataacatTGATTGTGCCTCCTTTGGGGCCGCATCATAAATATTTCTCTAATGTAGAACACTCTAGTGGAATCTGGTTTTACAACAACAGAGTGACCCAAGCAGTGTGCAATACTTGTGCAGGAAAACAAAGCCGAGTTTAGATGTAGTAGATGATTGATTACAAAACAACAAAAGAGTAATATACATAAGCAAACTAGCAAAACAAAAAATAATGTCACATACAACAAAAATTGGCAACTTGCAAAGTCACAAATCCGAGGCAATATTATTAATACTTGCCTTGTAGTATAAACATAATAAAGTTCAATTGCTAACATCGAAAGATAGAGATCTGTACAAGAAAATCGAAGAGCACCAAATTATCTGTAGCATAAGAGTAAATCCTCTGTCATATTTAAGAGCGGACTTCAGCCTCTAAGGACTTCCTTATAGACAATGTTCTTCATCGAGGTCTGTAAAGGCAAGGTAGGTCTTTTTCGCTTCTTTGATTTACTGCTTTGCTTCTTGCCattctccttctccctctccttctcaATGAGGATCTTTATGTTTATCTTCGTGGTGGCTCTAGACAATGCGACATAGAGTTGACCATGAGAGAACACTGGATTAGGTAGGTACACGCCAACGACCGGAATCATCTGTCCTTGAGCCTTGTTAATCGTCATAGCAAAGCTAAGCCTTACAGGAAATTGCTTCCTCTTGAACTTGAATGGAAACATGTCGTTGTCAGACGGGCATAGTGGTATTCGAGGAAGGAAGACCCTCCTACCTGCATGTTGTCCAATCATGATTTCTTCGTTGATGGCGTTCCTCTCGAAACCTCGCACTACAAGCCTCGTCCCGTTACATAGTCCATTAGCCGGATCAATGTTCCTCAAAAGTATGACATGGCAGTTGAGCTTCAGTTTGAGTGCATGCGGAGGCAGACCATTGGGAGTCAATCCATTCAGGAACTCGAGAGGGTAGTAGCCATATGGGTCGTCCTCTGCACTGTCAAAGCTATGGTAGATTACTTCTTCTCCACGAAAATGATCTACCATGTGTATGTTTATCTTGTCGATGTTGTCATTCGTGGTGGAGAGGATTGCGCGAGAAGTCATGTAATTTGGATCAGACATGTTGTCATCTAGACTCGGAAACACATGGTCAATCagcttctccaggtcgtcaaccTCGCCTATAGACGGCACACAAATATCTTCAGGGAGTCGTATGTTTCCTTGATCATCAACTTCCTCGGTGCTATTGCCTACCCTTAGCAAGTAATCCACAAACCAGGTGTCATTATGAGCCCTCATGTTGGTTACGAGCCTTAGCTGGCGCATACCCTTCCAGAGATGTGAACTTCGGAGGGTTGCATCAATTATCTGACCCCGGGACCCCATCCTGGCGACCGGAAGCACCTGCCGGAAGTCACTGCCAAAAACAACAGTCTTTCCTCCAAATGGTCGGTCTCGTCTTCCCATGATGTCGCGCATGTTGTTGTCCAGTGCCTCGACCGCCTATCGCTTAGTCTTGGTGGCCTCGTCCCATAGTATCAATGAGGACATCCAAAGTAGCTTGGCGGTCCCACTCTACTTGGTGAAGCTGCATGAGGCGCCATTGTCGCAACTCAATGGGATGTTGAACCTCGAGCGGGCAGTCCTGCCTCCAGGCATGATAGAAGCGGCGACACCCGACGTCGCGGTAGCAATAGCAATGTTGCCCTCGCTTCGAGCCTTGGCGGGTAGCGCCCTGTACGGGAAGGTCTTCCATGTACCTCCCGGGCCATCAAGAAAGAACACACCCCATCACTGTGTTCGACTGCAGCTAGTATCTCGTCATATGCAACCCTCTGCTCCAAGTTTAGTGATGATGCCAATTTAGTGTCGTTCACGTCAAACTCGACGTTGGATTCCTCGATCACCTCTCTGGCCTCGCCCCCGGTTGGGTCGAACGCATCGTCAATGCTTGGAAGAGAGAAATCAGCTATGTCTTTACCCATGGACTGCAACATACCCCTAATGTCAAGCAACACCATCTGCTCTACCTCTTTCGGGCATGTGTGTGATCGACAGTAGTCATCAGACATAGGCTCGAGGTGCCTATCCATAAACCATGCATGTCGTCGGGCTCGCAATGCACCAAGATTGTTGCAAATAGCCTCCTGAGTGAACATGGCATCGCCCACTGCTCTGCCTCAGTAAGACAGTCGTCGAGCGTGTTGTCTTCCTCAATGAGTCCCACCTTCCAGTCGACTCTGTAAAGCTCCCACATAGCCTACCGTCCACAGTGAGCAGGTCCTCAAAGGAAGTCTTTCCTGTAACATGGTTTAGCAGCACACACAGATAGTATTGCTCCCTCTCGGCAGGATTGGCAGACACGATTGGACCTATCTGATAACGCTCCACCCGCGGCCTCCAATACTTCTTACCCTTCTGCCATGTGAAGCTTCCAGGAAAATCCTTGTACAATATATTCCTAGCCCACGGGTTGTCCTGGTTAGCCTTGAAATACTCCGTTAACATGGATTTTGAAGCATTCTCAGAGGCGAGGACAGTGGTCAAGTCGGCCTGCGCATTCAATGCCACCCTGTGCATATTTGGGAGATGAAGAGGCAACTGCAGGACAGGTGGGAAGTTGGTGCATTGGGGGAAGCCAAATATCCTTCACATCGTCTCTAGAGGGGTAACCCACCTCGCGTCGATGTATCTTTTTATCTCATCAATGTTGCCATCAGCGTCGGGTTGGTCGATGCTGAAAGAAACCCTATCATGGCCCATGTATATGTACTTGTAAAGGTATTTGACGGCCTTTATGCTAGATCATACCTCAACATTGATGTGGCAATTGAACATCTATAGAAGGTAAGGGTTATAAGGCACAACCCATATGTTGTCCAACATTTTCCCTCGGACCTTAGCCCGACTACCATCATCCCTACGTCGATAAACTGGGTATGAGTCCTTGCCTTGTGTCATGTTTTCATTGAACGGCCGCAGGTATCTGCACTTACATTCGTTCTGTTGCATGCAAACATTCTTTGGGTTGAGAGCATCGCATGGTCCATGCATCATATGTTTGACCACTAAGGCGTAGAGATCTGGATACTTATGCTTGTCTGGGAGCTCAGCGGAAATGAGTCGGTCGTACTGCTCCGGAACGATGAGCTTGTATGTCGAATCCATGATCAACAGAAAGTGTGCGTGGGGGAGGCCCCTCTTTTGGAACTCGACTACGTATACATAAGCGACAACAACACCCAGGATATGCTTCTTGAACAGCATCTCTTTCATAGCCTCTAGCTTGCCATGGAACACGCGAGCCACAAGATCAGGTCGGTCTCGCACCGTCTGACCAGGAAACAACTCATCCGATATCTCTTCCCAGTTAGGGTTGCATGTCATGGTCAAGAAGATGTCCGGCTTCCCGTATGTATGGACGATTGCCATGGCATCCATATGCCTCCCCTTCATGTCGCGGTCGCCACCAGGGAACGTTCTAGGGAGCACTATCCTTACCCCAATAGCGCTTGCTCGCGTCTCCCCGGATGTGATCACATCAACGACTTCTTTATACAGGTCAGCACGAATCTGCTTCTGGTTCTTACTGTACCATTTCAACCGACAACTCTCAATCTTGATGTACATGTCGACTCCCCATTGCTGGAGTAGTCGTGCTCCATAGAGTATGGGATTGAATATCCCTGGTCGTGTTTGCAACATGTAACGGTAGTAGTCTCTAATGGAGACGCATAACCTGCTATTCCCCTCTGCACATGGTTGAGTAACGCGGAAATTAGGATACCTATGAGAATTATATTATTTATCAGAATGACATAATACGCAAAAGGCATACCTGCATCCCCCTCATCATCATGGCCCGCTCTTAGTTGATGTACAACCTCCCAAGGGACATTACATTTAGGTAGCTTCGGATGCTAACCGAGCTCCCCCCTTGGATAGAAGAGGGGATAACATAGCAGCTAATATGAGCCATCAGTCACATGTATACTGTGCCTTTGGTTGTCGTTACCGCAAAGTGTTATCCTACGTTCGAACCTTTTCGCTAGGTCAGTGCCCTCCACCCAAATTGCAGCGACCTCATATGACATCGGTCTATTATCTTTTTTTTGCTCAAACCTCTGGTCGGTGCCTATAGTCATCGAGGTTGTCCTTGTGTGCACCCAAACTCCTAAACAGCTGGGAGTACGGGTTTTCCTGGAGTATGTCCACTAACTTCTTGACGACATTGTGGTCTAGTTGTTTGGTGGCAGCCTTGCGATGGGTTAGGTTAGGGTCATTGTCGTAGAAGTACAACTTGAGATGTTCTGGTCGGGAGCTAGGCCCGAATGAATGCACGTTGTGGTAGATGGTGTCGTGTGCCCAAAATGTGTACACCCCAGACTTCATGTTTGTGTAGTTTGCATCGAGGCTGACACCAAGGGTTGTGAAGGAGAAATGGCCGTTGAAGAACCGTATGTTCTCCCGAAAATGTCTAGAGTCTGCATCCGTGCTAGACCAAAGCCTCATTAGCTCTAGGATGGTTTTCGATTGCTTGAGCTCAGTTTGTCCATTGCGACAGCAGAAGCTGTTAGTCTCTGACTCAAACTTCATGGCCTTGCAGTGGTCGCAGTTTGCGGCATGCTTGAGGATGTGTGTGCTATCTGGGAGGTTTGCGTAGACAAGGTTGAATGGATCAATGTCGATAGGCTCACCGCTAGACATGCTCTCTTCCTCATCTTCATCCATGTTGTCTACATCGGATCCTGCGGGCATTTGTTGAAACATCGCATTTAGAACATTATCTACTAATACTTGTAATCAcacaaaaaaatcatgacatgCTTGTTCACCGTTGACCATACCTTGCCCGCGAAACATGTAGTACTACTCATCCATCAAGTCGGGTGGTGTCAGATCATCGCCCACGAAGCCTCTTAGGAATGCCTCGATGTCTTTTGCAGTGTCGTCGTGGTGATTGTGACAATAGCCAACATTATGTCAGAAGAGGGTACAACTGAATGTTGTGCAGAAGATTGTGACAATAGCAATTTCTTACCATCGGTACCGACAGTGTAACTAGGCATGATCGTCGGAGGGCTGCCATCAGGTGAAGCAACTTTAGCGGCCCGAGAGACGGGTGATGCGTGAGAGGTGAAAGCGGTTGAGTTTGCTAGGTCTGGATGTGGCATTGCGATGGATTCAGTGCACGGGGTGTTTTTCCTTCTAGCATAATTGGCCTTCCTCTGAGCACTTGACTCCCCCTTCTATAATGCACGCATGCTTTTTCGGTGTTGCACGCGTTTCTCTCATAGCTTTTGATTCAGTTTTTCTGTAACATCAACGTTGCCTCATCCTTTTTCTTTTGATAATATGCTCGGCTTCGGGCGTTTCTCTACTCCCTTTTCTCGTCTATCAACAACAGTGTGTAATCATACTCATAACTTAATTGTTCAAGAAGAACGAAGCTAGCGACATGCATCAATCTATGTAACGATTAATTTATACATATATACTATCATCATAAAGATGAAACATAAAACAATCTTACTTGATATCGCCAGGGGAGGCAGATTTTCATCTTGGATAAGCTGCTCTCTTTTCTTCCGGTAAGCAGTTCACCTCTGGGTATTTCTACGCCCCTTTTTTTCGTGGCCTCGTGTGaggaccggatttttgggatattaatttcccagaaaatggcccttgtgctcaccagccccaggattactgttagctgatgaggcaccaacttgatacagaaattccaagcaaggtacaaaatatgcagtacaagaccattgtggcctatgagtacaacaaatggtttctagtggttgatggaggaagcggtttgtggttcatcagcgtctatgggactccatttcccacaggaacagctgaccaggataactcctatcttcgcgcgGCTGCTATCTCCATTTCCTAGGTTCCAGGACTGTCATCGCGGCACTCCTCTccatgcgagaaatctggccaagagaATAGCCAgcgacaagccagtgagtacttttgaatgtactcgcaaacattatgaacaggggtataatataacaagggataatcatgctccggaatattctatgatcataacgtcagtcatgaaataaataaaatccatgatgcacgcatgcaggttgttcatataaaaTATGAATATCCAATATGGGAGTAggaatagaatgcaccgatcgagtgtctgaagcgacgcctcgaaaggaaataagataaatcatgcctcagtcgggcgtctgagcgacaccgcataaagggcttataaataaaagaaataacaagcatgccacagtcgggcgtctatgcgacaccacataaagggcttataaataataaaaataacaagcatgccatagtcgggcgtctgagcgacaccacataaagggcttataaagaatttaaataacaagcatgccacagtcgggcgtctgagcgacaccacataaagggcttataaagaatttaaataacaagcatgccacagtcgggcgtctgagcgacaccacataaagggcttataaagaatttaaataacaagcatgccacagtcgggcgtctgagcgacaccacataaagggcttataagtaatttaaataacaagcatgccacagtcgggcgtctgagcgacaccacataaagggcttataagagaataatcgcagtgagtatccaggaggtagaaccgtcccagggatactcaataattcaaacaACGTAAATGGTTAGTCTAcaataatcatcatcatcatatgtcacatgccataatcaatgttctggtttagcagtttctcctccgaagaccgacactaagaccgacactagacccatctcagactgtagtccttacccatggacatggctattcgaatagatttaacctctgcagagggtgtactctttacccacgagtaacggattcctTTAGTCCATCAGGACTAATTCCATTTACGGTCtattaattgaaaacacacctgacccgcacacaccagcttaacttaccggtgtctggaatcacccacgacacccattaagcaaaactctaagtggggaggctacaacctcgacttagcatgggatcacaaaatttataacgcgcgcaaactagggagctaccccctcggctccaaccggaaacacccatgcccccggaccaggtggcatgcctaccggaggcctccggtatcttccaccatggcctctctgtacggtgtgtgctaggaaggggttgacaacttactgaaccgtaccctacctgcggcagggacaagtggtagtacgaaacaagtatgggggttactggaacaagactcgatctacggccgactcaggaggtccaagtatttcctgtatgattagcataacaaatatatttccattaacagataaagtcaccactcatcatacctcatcatgccataccggacacactcgtctcgacgaggaactagggacaagctcgtgtctacccaagacagagactttcccggcttccttccggtatgcatgaaaagcatACGAGGACgattactatcacaagcatatccatttctaacagcaaagaatcttaattatgcactcatgcgtacgattgtatcgtcacataaaataacgaatgctccatgtcaaggtggtgttgtaaccgtatcaaacaacacacaaaaatattatgccagggttcagaatgcttgccttcaagttgtggagaggcagggtgcattccaaaacttttgaaagttttcttctctctccaacaaatcctatttttgaaaatattcaaattaaTACCAACTTTAAAAGCAGTACAAAAAGTTTTCCTAactatttttgaaataaatcttaaaataaactagatgaaatttgagggaggtaggaaaaagaatcaactcatttggagttatatttaaaaggttatagccagtcaaagttttcagtcaaattctgttttttttaataaacgaaactgaaaaagaaaaaacggttcgagggggaaagCGTACTCGAGACTTTACGCTTTCACTTATCCAGCGTGGACGGCGCGTGGGTCACTGATAGTGGGTCCACGGGGCCCACttgtcaggtttgaccagtcgcctctccctcctcttcctctgcccgagcggaggcgggactccggcgatcgccgtcgacgagcGGCGTTTCCCTGCGGggtcctgagggcggggatggatccgccagtccagggcggtcctcctgGTGGTCGCTAGGTTGGCGGGGgtggagggagtcgccggcggtgagctccgcggcggaggtggCTTCGGGAGGTTTTGGGGACTAGAGCTACGGTGGTTCCCGATCGTGTTTGAGAGGTGGGGTGGCTCCGCAAGGTTCAGGGGAGTTGAACGGTGGCTCCAGACGGACAGGGGAGGCTCTGGTTGCGACGAGAGGGACCGGAacgtggcggcggccgagctgacCGGAGAGGGGGAGGACGGCCTTCCTTGGTCGATTGCAGGCTATGGGAGCGCTAGGTGGGTGGCTTGAGCTTGCTTGAGTGACTGGACGAGCTCGGGGCTCCTCTTATAGGCGGCCAAGGTCggttcccgcggcggccgtggataagaacggcgaaccgccgttctgtagctgcagggcgacgtggcggcgacgagcgcgtgccgacgagcttgcggatgagctcgagctattccagggggcagctggcgcgcgcgtgtggcttgggcggcgccgtccatggcagagacctgctgccgacgccggcgtgccgccaaggggctctgacggcggcgctaTAGGGCGCCAGGGGAGGGCTTGGAGCGCTCTGGTGTGTGGACGAGGAcgggcgtggctctgcaggcgagcaagggccaggggcgggacgcggcgacccgtgcgcacgcacgtgcaaaacgcgcgctctgggcgcgcccagcgcatgcacgccaggtgctcgacgaaatgccagcgcgtgTTAGAGAGCTCGGATGATGCTGGTAGTTAACAGGCCTGGGTTAGGgttagctaggagcttagtggacaagttAGTTAGGTCAGATGATCAAGCTCACAATGCCAACTAAAAATCATGCCAAATTTGGCCATGCACACAAAGTGCTCGACAGAATGTcatgggcatctaggcatctcttggggtggccaaaaactccagatcatagtctctttagatgctaaagaaggtggtaaggttagtttggcaaaaacagaaacttgttagtgcatgtttttgagaaaaccaattctGGACAGAAAGAAAAGGGCATCATTTCATGGACCAAAcgtactccaatgggtccactctcctgggcttaagggttttgcagggtggtctataagtaggaaaaagagTCCTGGGTGAAAGGGCAAgttaaaatatggttgcagtagaaaatgccaaactgaaccagagagcaaaagaggaccATTTGCTCAAAATTTTCAAAGCACAGTCAtaggtttttgcataaagttgaattatatacTCCTACTGACCTCCCctaattttggtggaagttttaaaggaatatttaaataggttgtagtgcaaaagtgcaaactggaccagatttgaaaacttgggggaaagctcaaaatctccaaatgactaaaggttatttttgcacaaaagtgatctaggaacatcagatgtcatccccaaattttggtgggatttttaaaagaatttatcaaagggttgtagtgcaaatgggaccctaaaacttatgaaaacccattttagagaactaaagctcagggaaaaataattataaataatcccactgataaaagaattgttttatttgagagggtaaacaagtccaataatgattggaaagttttcacttggggtgaaaactccacaacttagaagaaaagagaggttctgagataaaaaataaatctagaaaaaaaagaaaatttaatttcttagcaaaattttaataaacaaaacatggttaaatttttggggcGTTACACCTCGCTATTGTTGCGTTCTTCTAAAAGTTCAGTCAGGTCAGCCCCTGGTGTCATTCAGGACCTACTCAGAACTAATTTTTCAGCAACATTGAAGCCAATAGAAAAACCGAATATATACAATGACTACACACCACGTCAACTATAATTGATGACGTTGCAAAACTTCACAACTGGACCTGATATCTGCTAcatcttgagcatgcgttggttttcccttgaagaggaaagggtgatgcagcaaagtagcgcaagtatttccctcagtttttgagaaccaaggtatcaatccagtaggagataacacgcaagtaacctagtacctacacaaacaatcaa
This genomic window contains:
- the LOC141022572 gene encoding uncharacterized protein, translating into MYIKIESCRLKWYSKNQKQIRADLYKEVVDVITSGETRASAIGVRIVLPRTFPGGDRDMKGRHMDAMAIVHTYGKPDIFLTMTCNPNWEEISDELFPGQTVRDRPDLVARVFHGKLEAMKEMLFKKHILGVVVAYVYVVEFQKRGLPHAHFLLIMDSTYKLIVPEQYDRLISAELPDKHKVSFSIDQPDADGNIDEIKRYIDARVALNAQADLTTVLASENASKSMLTEYFKANQDNPWARNILYKDFPGSFTWQKGKTSFEDLLTVDGRLCGSFTESTGSIDDAFDPTGGEAREVIEESNVEFDVNDTKLASSLNLEQRVAYDEILAAVEHSDGVCSFLMAREVLPVARMGSRGQIIDATLRSSHLWKGMRQLRLVTNMRAHNDTWFVDYLLRVGNSTEEVDDQGNIRLPEDICVPSIGEVDDLEKLIDHVFPSLDDNMSDPNYMTSRAILSTTNDNIDKINIHMVDHFRGEEVIYHSFDSAEDDPYGYYPLEFLNGLTPNGLPPHALKLKLNCHVILLRNIDPANGLCNGTRLVVRGFERNAINEEIMIGQHAGRRVFLPRIPLCPSDNDMFPFKFKRKQFPVRLSFAMTINKAQGQMIPVVGVYLPNPVFSHGQLYVALSRATTKINIKILIEKEREKENGKKQSSKSKKRKRPTLPLQTSMKNIVYKEVLRG